The sequence below is a genomic window from Coffea arabica cultivar ET-39 chromosome 8e, Coffea Arabica ET-39 HiFi, whole genome shotgun sequence.
CCAACAATTAACGTTAGACATAGTGTATTCTGGTGCAAAAACTTCAATTATTATGAGCACTGGTTATGACACACCGAATGGGTGtggtaataataaaaaattatgatAAAAAACTAGTTTAAATGTCAAGCAGACAAAGGTACTTGAAAATACTTTCACATTAGTGCTTAATAAATAGTTGGCAGTTTGTTttattgtaaccaattttgtttccaaaacttttaataaatgaaaattaaagaatAGGAAACACTAGATAGATATGGCTTTGCAAAAACTTTGATATAATTATTGTGTATACGAATTCAAATTCATTTGCTTACTAATGAATTTGAATTTACGtctaataaaattaattataaataggTAGTCGAAATCTATCCATTTAATAGCCACTAATTAATTGATTTTATTCAGCTACCCATTTGAAACtaataaaatcacatatccaTTTGGATTAACATGGTGAATAAGAAAGCAatgaaaaatagagaaatgtcGAGGGGAAGTGCTGCATGAACAGAGAATGTAGAAGGGAAGGGAAATAATGTTGTGCTTTGCtagcaaataataatagtaattctattactattattatattattaaagGTAAATCCGCCAACTGCACATATAATTTAGGTATTCAGGCAAAATCTTATAAATAGCTTTATTTAGGCAAAATATGCTCCAACTACACAAAAAAATGGCCCATTACACCAAAAGTTATTTCTATTATTAAACAAATTCAACTCACATACATGTATAAGGGATATTTATGGAATAAACAATTAAGGGATATTATTATACTCCCATTTTTTCACTTCACTCCCCCATgtaaagtaatttttttaatgttagtAAACTTCGTTGGAATTAAATTTGTAATATAAACGTTAGAGTCTTTGAAGTTTTGTATAGTTTTGCAAATGTTAGGGAAGGCCGTGTGAATATGTCAAAAACCTATAGGAGGTTTTTACAATTATGTCTAATTTTATAATTAACCAAAGCAGAAGTCAAGCAAATGCATGTActattttacttcaagtaatagcaagtaatagtaagtttttaaacataaatagtaattattACTGATAACATGGCAAATTTGATTAATAATCAAGATTTACTGATTTATGGGACAcatgtactattttactttaaaacttatctcaaactagtattaggaagtttatttgaaataacgataAGATGTTTTATCAATGATTAAAGCTTACTatcttagttagtaagtactcataatatactcgtataatacatgattataggtctaatttaaattttttttgtacttatatatttttaaatactatgaaaaatagTATGAACTAAACCTACTCTCCAAAAAGTAAATTTCGGATAtagagtagtaatttatttttaaaaaaattaagttgcatatttattccaatttacgCATGAAGATACATCGATCGGTGCTCTCTGGATGCGTCTAAACTCCGGTGAATGTCTTTAAACTAAATTCTAATTAAAGTAGTATCCAAGATAAAAAATACTactcatataaaaaaaaatcaatataattTCGCTAATAGCAAttaaatttgaagttttaaaataTGCGTAAATAGTAATTtagtttaaaaatataattagtaTGAAGAGTATAATTGGCATAAATAAGTGTATTCAGTAAGTCAATATtgtaaacctcccctgaggtttttctTCATTTCGCCTGACACCCCTAAAGTTCTAAAAATATCACTAACCTACCTTACTTTTGTTGTTTGTATAGCAAGATTTTTAAATATCCTAACTACCCTTTTGTTCGCTGGATAGGAATATTCGTAAACCACTttgtttattttaaaaaaactatCATTATTTACATGGTATTTCTTTTGTATTACTACTACATCATAATGCTACACAATCACGGATAGTAAATTTGAAAACTATAAATTTGAAAAGTAAAAATGATATTTGAAAACAAATACACTTGCATAGTCATACCTCATTTGATCACAATCACAAAAActacaagaaaaacaaaattctatttattataatttagaaATACATTATTGCATAGTTATCCATTATTCCAGGTTCAAGTGCACAGCAGTTTGCATTGACATTTGCAAGTCTAATTGTATATATGaatttactatatatatatatatatagacatacatatgtatatatataattgtatattttgaaaatgtatgtatgtatgtatacacattgtaaaaaaagtaagaaatttagagaatgaaagaaagatttaaaatttaaatatgaggGTAATATTTGAGAATTCTTCACTTTTGATATTGACATATTAAACTACTATCACGAAAAATGAAATTATACTCAGGGGAGTCTAATGATATTTCAGATAACGTCATCCGATTCTCTTCAAAGTTATCCCATTcacaatatatttatataaagaCATACATATCCATATACCTAgatatatgtataaatgtatatttttaaaatgtatgtatgtatacacGTTCTAAAAGTAGGAAATttatatgtaaatgaaaaaaatttaaaatttaaatatgagAGTATTATTAGATAATTTTTCACCATTGATATTGGCATATTAAACTACTGTCACGAGAAACGAAATTATACTCAGTGGAATCCAATGATATTTCGAAAATATCACTGATCCGAGCTTGTACAAAGTTATCCCattcataaatatatatatatatagacatacATGCTAggatatatacaaatatatatttttgaatCATTTATTTTAGCCGCCAACTCCACAACGAATATGCTTTTCGCGGTAATTTCTGTTCATTTTATATGCGTACAGTGTTTAGCTTCTCCGTCAAGCTTGGTGCCTTTTTTAATGCCCTTAGTTTCGCTTGCGACCCTTTGCCTTTGGCAGTTGATTATTTTAGGCACTCCATCTTTCCTATTTATGCTTTCAAATCCCCCCAACTTTTCATATGGCCCTTCCACTCAACTTTAACACCCAACGACTGTTTAAGTTTCAGATTATAAAATGCCTTTACACGTGCCCATCCAAGACACATTTCCTATCATCTGTGGCCACAATCGGTCTTTTCCCTTACCTTTCCACACATCTTTTTTGACCAATAAAAGCACTACAGCAACATCCTTCAATTCAAATCCTCTCTAAAATAAAAAGGACATTGCTGACTGGAAAGTCCCATGATGTCCTGTCGTTGGCGATGTTGAGAGGTAAAGAAAAAGGCTGGTTCTAGCAATTACAGAAGTCAATTGAAAATGCCTTGTACATCCTGACCCACCCATTAATGACTATCGAAGAAAATGTCTAAATAACAAAATTTCCAACGTCTATCACCATATGCGGCCATTGAAACATGTAGAAGATTTATGCATGACAGTACATGTCTTTCCAAAAGATTCATTGTATGGTCTCACCTTCGGGTTTTTTTTATTGGATCAGTCACCTTCGGGTAAAAAATATGTACATATACAATATTGGACTAAGAACAGTCTAAACTGTTCCCGGCCAACAAGACAAATTTAAAAATGTACCATTGAAACAAAGTCATGTAActccaataaaataaatatgtaCGAATTCATATGAACAGTAGTTAAGCATAGATGACAGAACTATTGATAGCTGATATGTTAGGAGTTCCATTTACTCATTCTGTTGCAATTTAAGGGGTTATGATGACCTCTTCCAatgtatcaaaaaaaaaaaaacatcataTTCAAATGGTAGTACACATTGGCGTCTAATTTCCTGTTGTCCATCACCGATTTGGACAATTGATTGATCATATAGGTCGGTCGATATGAAGAGACACTCCCACTTCTACCCTCTTGCAGTACTTGTTTTGCTGCTGCACCATCTAATGATGACCGGCTGCACAGCCATGAAAAGATTAAGTTTAGGCACTGATCAATCTGCTCTATTAGCCCTGAAAGCCCATATCACGTCAGAACAGCATGAATGCTTGTCAAGAAACTGGTCTTCTGCAGCTTCTGCATCCTCTGTGTGTGACTGGATAGGAGTCCAGTGCGGCTCTCGACACCAAAGAGTCACTGCTTTAAATGTTTCAAACATGGGACTCACCGGCACAATACCTCCGGATTTGGGAAACCTCTCCTTTCTTGTTTCTCTTGATCTCAGAAGTAACTCCTTCCACGGCAGTCTGCCCGAAGAGTTGTCACATCTACGCCGCCTGAGGCTCATCTTGTTTTCCAACAACAGATTCACTGGGGCGATTCCAATGTGGTTTGGTCACTTTCCAGAACTCCAATTCTTGCTCCTGGACATCAATGGTTTTAGTGGTTTTATTCCTTCCTCTATATCCAACTTGTCAAGAGTGGAAAAGTTAGATCTAAGCGAAAATTTCCTGCAaggaaaaattccagaaaaGATAGGAAATCTTTCAGCCCTCAAATTGCTGAATTTTTATCGGAATTATTTAGCTGGTCAAATACCATTGAGCTTATGCAAGATTTCTCAACTAAAAGCGCTAGACTTGTCATCCAACAGGTTTGGCGGGTACATACCCAAAGAAATTGGAAATCTGGAGAAGCTTACGTATTTATCCCTCATGAATAACAACTTCACAGGTAATGCTTTTGCTTTGCCTTTTTGCATACGAACAAGGCCAAACTGCAATCAATGGTAATTTTTCCCTGTTTGACACTGGGATTCAACACTATCTACTGTTTTACCAACACAAATTTCGGCGTAAGACCGTTCTCAATATATCTCTAAAATGAATATGATTAGTTCTGTCTTTGCATAAAATTGTTAGGTGTAATTCCCCGAGAGCTTGGCAAACTGCATGGTTTGAACGTTCTCGTGTTGGGGCGTAACAACTTGACAGGTAATCAGGTCTATGAATAGCTTCACCACTGCTTATATATGCTCTATTTACAATCATGCAACTAGCAAATATTTGGAGTAATTTCTGGGTGAAATGAATTCTTGCCTAATGGGTTGACTTAGTTCactcatttatatccatttaaaaataattatacatttcAACTCAATTTTTAATGAGtgttaagcaaataaatttgaatttcttacTAATCTAACAACAATAAAATACCGTTGGCAGGTACGATTCCACGAGAGATAGGCAATCTGCAAAACCTACAAAGGCTCAATCTGGAATGGAATAAAATCGCGGGAAGCATTCCAAAAGAAATCGGGAATTTGACGATGCTTACTGAGCTCTACTTTGCCAACAACTCCTTGACAGGTAAATACATCTTTAATGTACCATTTTTTGGTTAAGTAAATCGAAATCAGTTAACCAAATGCTTACATCCAttcaatattattattattatttatacttGGTTTCTTCAAAGAATTTTACAGCCTAATGATTGATATGCTTCCTTTGAAAATGGTATGCAGGTACAATACCACGAGAGATGGGTAACCTTTACCTACTCGAGAATCTTCAGTTACCGTATAATGGCTTGAATGGCTCCATTCCCCGTGGCATCTTCAACCTCTCAGCATTGTGGAACATTGCACTTTCATCTAATCTTCTATCAGGAAATCTTCCGCGGGATCTAGGATACAGACTGCCCAAGTTATTATTCATAGAGCTTGCTGGGAATGACCTTGGTGGGGTTATACCAGTGTCCATTACAAATTGTTCCCAATTAAGAATGCTAGAACTTTCAATTAACAGATTCACTGGTTCCATTCCTGACGCCCTCGGGGACCTTAGACTGCTGCAAGTTCTAGCTCTGTACAGCAACAATTTAACAAGTGATCCTACATCTATGGAGCTGAGCTTCATCACTTCATTGACAAAATGCAAAAACTTGGATTATTTAGCCCTGGGCCCAAATCCGTTAAATGGGCTTCTTCCAGCTTCCATTGGGAATCTCTCTGCTACTCTACAGAAATTGTATATAGGAACTAGTGAAATCAAGGGCACCATACCAAGTCAAGCTGGCAACTTGACCAATTTGATATTGCTTGCTCTACAATCGAATCAGTTGACTGGAGGCATCCCAGCAGCATTCAAAGATCTACAAAACATGCAAACTTTGGATATGGAAGATAATAATCTAAATGGCACTTTAGAAAACCTTTGCAATTTGCAGAGGTTGGCTTATGTATACCTGACTGCGAACCGATTTTCCGGGTCCATACTAGGATGCTTTGGCAATATGACTTCTCTTCGGGAACTTGATCTAGGAAACAACTTTTTAGTCTCTGCCATACCTAATAGTTTTTGGAACCTCAAAGATCTCTTGCAGTTGAACTTATCCTCAAACTCCCTTAATGGTTCCTTGCCTCTTGAAGTTGGAAATTTGAAAGCTATTACATCTATAGATGTATCAGCGAATCAATTCTCTGGTGACATTCCCCGCACAACAGGTGATTTGCAAAACCTGGTGATTTTAAATTTATCCCAAAACCAATTTCATGGATCTATCCCAGAGTCATTTAGCAATATGCTCAGCTTACAAGGACTTTACTTATCGCACAACAATCTTTCTGGCTCCATACCAAAGTCATTGGAGGCACTTCGGGACCTCAAAGAGCTTGACGTTTCTTATAACCATTTAAGTGGTGAAATTCCCTCTGGTGGTCACTTTAGAAACTTTACTGCTGAATCTTTTCTGTTCAATGATGCATTGTGCGGAGATTCCAGGTTTCATGTGCCGCCTTGCCCAAGACCTAATTCAATTCACAGGTCCAGAACAAAAAAGGTGCTTCTATTTGCATTTGCTCCtctgggaattgcttctgtggTTGTCGCAGCCTTAGCAATTGTCTTCAGAAGATATTGGAAGAGATGTCAGGATCCTAAAGGAACAAACATGGTATTAGTGCCAACGCAAGAAAGAGTTTCGTACTATGAACTTCTTCGAGCAACTGATGGGTACGGTGAAAGCAATTTGCTTGGCATTGGGAGTTTTGGATCTGTTTACAAGGGGATTCTCAATGACGGAAGGTCTATTGCTGTAAAGGTTTTCAATTTGGAATTGGAAGGAGTACTCAAGAGCTTTGATGTAGAGTGCAAAGTCCTGAAGAACCTTCGCCATCGAAATCTTGTGAAGGTCATCAGTGGTTGTTGGAACCAGGATTTTAGGGCCTTGGTGCTTGAATACATGTGCAATGGAAGCCTTGAGAAATGGCTGTATTGTGACAATTATTTCTTAGATACTCTACAGAGATTGAATATATTGATAGATGTGGCAAGTGCAGTGCAATATCTGCACGAAGAATATTCGACGCCTGTGATTCACTGTGATTTGAAGCCCAGTAATGTCTTACTTGATGAGGATATGGTTGCCCACGTCAGCGACTTTGGTATTGCAAAAATGCTGGAAAAGGAGGAAAGCTTTGCATGGACCAGGACCTTAGCTACAATTGGCTACATTGCTCCAGGTAATGATTCTTCAATCTTAACCCTAAAGTTTGTGCATAGcatttagtttcttttttccttcttttatgTGACACTTGTTCAATTTGAATGTTGTTTGTAGAGTATGGATCTGAGGGGTTGATATCAGCAAAATGCGATGTTTATAGCTATGGAATCATGCTGATGGAAGTTTTTTCAAGAAGAAAGCCTAATGATGAGATGTTTGCTGGAAATTTGAACTTGAAGAGTTGGATAAATAATTCTCTGCCTGATTCGATTCTTCGAGTTATTGATGCCAAGTTGTTGCAGCGTGAGGATGAAAATTTCACTGAGAAGCTGGAGGTTTTATCGTCAATCTTGGAATTGGCCTTAAAATGTGTCTGTGAATCTCCAAGTGAGAGAGTTAGTATGAAAGTTACGCTGGAGACACTGAAGAAGATCAAACTCAAATTCTTGCGGGTCATGGAGGTCGATTCGTAGTTCGGATTGAATAAATAGCATTTATAATAGCATTTCTCATATCTTGAAGAAGGACACGTTGAAATGGAAGCATAGACAGCAAAATTGCCTTCATAATCTAAACcttcaaaatcaattaaaacgtACAATATCATAATCCTACGAAATAAATTCGAAACTTCCACATGGTTTAGTTCAGAATGATTAATTTACTCTTTTAAGGGTCCATAACACAGAAACCTCATATTAGCGGGAGATCTTGATTGAAGTTGTAACATTTCTCCATAAAATCGAAATTTGGTCGGGGCGCAGACCGAAAAATCGAAATTTGGTCTTTGTAGTTTGGAGAAAGTGCTAGTTAAAAGCAACTATGAATTTTAAGATGCCAAACTAAGAGATTTGAATTTTGTGAATGAAGCAAATGTCTCTGGCTCTATGAATTGTGTTCATTCTCGATCCCCTAATCGTGTTTTCCACCTcatgaattttgaaattaataCTATAAAAGACACAAAGAAGTATACTAGCAAATTTTCGTTTATGCAGTACCTCAAATTGCCTGTAAATTTGTTCAATATAAATTTTTGATTGGTTTTCCTTCATTGAGTGAATGGCTGCTTCCAACTACCTTT
It includes:
- the LOC113704920 gene encoding uncharacterized protein, with product MTGCTAMKRLSLGTDQSALLALKAHITSEQHECLSRNWSSAASASSVCDWIGVQCGSRHQRVTALNVSNMGLTGTIPPDLGNLSFLVSLDLRSNSFHGSLPEELSHLRRLRLILFSNNRFTGAIPMWFGHFPELQFLLLDINGFSGFIPSSISNLSRVEKLDLSENFLQGKIPEKIGNLSALKLLNFYRNYLAGQIPLSLCKISQLKALDLSSNRFGGYIPKEIGNLEKLTYLSLMNNNFTGVIPRELGKLHGLNVLVLGRNNLTGTIPREIGNLQNLQRLNLEWNKIAGSIPKEIGNLTMLTELYFANNSLTGTIPREMGNLYLLENLQLPYNGLNGSIPRGIFNLSALWNIALSSNLLSGNLPRDLGYRLPKLLFIELAGNDLGGVIPVSITNCSQLRMLELSINRFTGSIPDALGDLRLLQVLALYSNNLTSDPTSMELSFITSLTKCKNLDYLALGPNPLNGLLPASIGNLSATLQKLYIGTSEIKGTIPSQAGNLTNLILLALQSNQLTGGIPAAFKDLQNMQTLDMEDNNLNGTLENLCNLQRLAYVYLTANRFSGSILGCFGNMTSLRELDLGNNFLVSAIPNSFWNLKDLLQLNLSSNSLNGSLPLEVGNLKAITSIDVSANQFSGDIPRTTGDLQNLVILNLSQNQFHGSIPESFSNMLSLQGLYLSHNNLSGSIPKSLEALRDLKELDVSYNHLSGEIPSGGHFRNFTAESFLFNDALCGDSRFHVPPCPRPNSIHRSRTKKVLLFAFAPLGIASVVVAALAIVFRRYWKRCQDPKGTNMVLVPTQERVSYYELLRATDGYGESNLLGIGSFGSVYKGILNDGRSIAVKVFNLELEGVLKSFDVECKVLKNLRHRNLVKVISGCWNQDFRALVLEYMCNGSLEKWLYCDNYFLDTLQRLNILIDVASAVQYLHEEYSTPVIHCDLKPSNVLLDEDMVAHVSDFGIAKMLEKEESFAWTRTLATIGYIAPEYGSEGLISAKCDVYSYGIMLMEVFSRRKPNDEMFAGNLNLKSWINNSLPDSILRVIDAKLLQREDENFTEKLEVLSSILELALKCVCESPSERVSMKVTLETLKKIKLKFLRVMEVDS